In one Juglans regia cultivar Chandler chromosome 11, Walnut 2.0, whole genome shotgun sequence genomic region, the following are encoded:
- the LOC108979875 gene encoding uncharacterized protein LOC108979875 encodes MAASSELHGVHQPIRSISLPSRLHPCSVRLESILNRLKSCQISSSSTTIPFKTETIQPSLAGLAELFSCLEELIHSPLTQQALLRHENGKLVEEVLDGSLTLLDTCDTSRNIVCTIKEHVQSLQSALRRKGVDSRIESDIHAYMRFRKNVKKDIAKCLKALKRMGNRVDSAPVLLHFDHHLSIVVRVLKEASAISISIFQSLLLFLSVPRMKTDGRCSLTSRLKCLRLLPSEKEQKIINVVGCVDLALSSLHRHLRHNDDAKADVQLAQRKLETLHLSLEDIEDGLDCIFRSFVRNRVSFLNILAH; translated from the coding sequence ATGGCAGCCTCATCTGAACTGCATGGTGTGCATCAGCCTATTAGGTCAATTAGCTTGCCCTCTAGACTACACCCTTGTTCTGTTAGACTCGAATCAATACTAAACCGCCTAAAGTCCTGTCAAATTTCGTCATCTTCAACGACGATCCCATTCAAAACTGAGACTATTCAACCTAGTCTAGCTGGCCTTGCTGAGTTGTTTAGTTGTCTGGAGGAACTCATTCACTCTCCTCTCACTCAACAAGCTCTTCTGCGCCATGAAAATGGAAAGTTGGTGGAAGAAGTTCTAGACGGTTCACTCACATTGCTGGACACATGCGACACTTCAAGGAATATTGTCTGTACAATTAAGGAACATGTCCAATCCCTGCAGTCGGCTTTACGTAGAAAGGGTGTAGATTCAAGAATTGAAAGTGATATTCATGCTTACATGCGCTTTAGAAAGAACGTGAAAAAGGACATTGCTAAGTGCCTTAAAGCATTGAAGCGAATGGGAAACAGAGTTGATTCCGCTCCAGTACTCTTACATTTTGATCACCATCTATCAATCGTGGTCAGAGTTCTAAAAGAGGCAAGCGCaatctccatctccattttcCAATCTCTTTTATTGTTCCTGTCCGTTCCCAGGATGAAGACAGATGGACGGTGTTCGTTGACTTCAAGATTAAAGTGCCTGAGATTATTGCCTTCCGAGAAAGAACAGAAGATTATCAATGTGGTGGGATGTGTTGACCTTGCTCTTTCTTCCCTCCATAGGCATCTAAGACATAATGATGACGCCAAGGCTGACGTTCAACTGGCGCAAAGGAAGTTGGAGACACTCCATCTTAGTCTTGAAGACATCGAGGACGGATTAGATTGTATATTTAGGAGTTTCGTCCGAAATAGAGTATCTTTCTTGAACATCCTTGCTCATTAA
- the LOC108979874 gene encoding uncharacterized protein LOC108979874, translating into MAGKYHVRSISLPSISHPCTLRLEEELNKLRIWEATSTSTSESISHGLVGLDDLYNCMDDLLKMTSTQQVLSQHQHEKYVEELLDGSVRLLDICGITREATLQIREHVQALQSALRRRKGDSSIESSINNYTCFRKKMKKDAKKLITALKQMENKFGASPALDLDHPLSVVIRVLRQVCAMNVSIFQSLLLFCATPVSKPKPKPTGWSLVSKMMHKGATACEEKQEKVNQMQDVDAAVGTLRRDASSKESDTEKTQSAHRRLKDLVISIEDLENGLGCVFRRLIKTRASLLNIISQ; encoded by the coding sequence ATGGCTGGTAAATATCATGTTCGATCTATTAGCTTGCCTTCCATATCTCATCCCTGCACTCTCAGACTCGAGGAAGAGCTGAACAAGCTCAGAATATGGGAGGCAACATCTACATCAACATCCGAGTCGATTTCACATGGTCTTGTTGGTCTAGACGATTTGTACAATTGCATGGATGATCTTCTCAAAATGACATCGACCCAACAAGTCCTTTCCCAACATCAACATGAGAAATACGTCGAGGAATTGTTGGATGGTTCTGTAAGGCTTTTGGATATCTGTGGCATTACAAGGGAGGCCACATTGCAAATTAGAGAACACGTTCAAGCTCTTCAATCTGCACTCCGGAGAAGAAAGGGAGATTCAAGCATTGAAAGCAGCATCAACAACTACACTTGCTtcaggaagaaaatgaagaaggatGCCAAGAAACTGATCACTGCTTTAAAGCAAATGGAAAACAAATTTGGGGCATCACCTGCCTTGGATCTAGATCATCCCCTGTCTGTGGTGATTCGGGTTCTTAGACAAGTTTGTGCAATGAATGTTTCTATCTTTCAATCCCTCTTGCTCTTCTGCGCAACGCCAGTGTCAAAGCCAAAGCCGAAGCCAACTGGGTGGTCACTGGTCTCAAAGATGATGCACAAAGGTGCAACAGCATGCGAAGAGAAGCAAGAGAAAGTGAATCAGATGCAAGATGTTGATGCTGCAGTCGGCACCCTACGCAGAGATGCTTCAAGTAAAGAGTCAGATACTGAGAAGACACAAAGTGCACACAGAAGGTTGAAGGATTTGGTGATTAGCATTGAAGATTTGGAGAATGGTTTGGGGTGTGTGTTTAGGCgtttgatcaaaacaagagCCTCTCTTCTGAACATAATTTCTCAATAG
- the LOC108979876 gene encoding uncharacterized protein LOC108979876 has translation MKRATMAAAFSPKPPSKRYSVRSISLPARSHPSTLRVEEELNKLKSWEASSSTTSSSSSSKVETTICLNGLSLLSELYRCIEDLLNLPLTQQALAQNQHQKFVNNLLESCLGYLDVCGNTRDAILLMQASIRELQSALRRRKVGDHLSIESIFTAYSCSRRKMKKEIANSLASNLKPLMDNQFEDSPMLALDDHLAAVVRVLRETSLTTVSIFHSLFVLLSLPILKPKPSRWKLVSKLVQKGEATRKEQPAMNELESADISLGNLLLQNSSEDMIIKAQKIQSAQIRLDALDVGMEGIEKGIRIIGSSTLLAQVKSNLPTAICLPCLLHQPDTYPYHTIDNSGKSNLN, from the exons ATGAAGAGAGCAACCATGGCTGCAGCTTTCTCCCCCAAACCACCATCTAAACGCTATAGTGTTCGATCTATTAGCTTGCCGGCTAGATCTCATCCCAGCACACTCAGGGTTGAAGAAGAGTTAAACAAGCTTAAATCTTGGGAGGCATCAAGTAGTActacttcatcatcatcatcgtcaaAGGTGGAAACAACCATATGCCTTAATGGTCTATCCCTTCTAAGTGAGTTGTACAGATGCATAGAGGATCTTCTTAATTTGCCATTGACCCAACAAGCTCTTGCCCAAAATCAGCACCAGAAATTTGTCAATAACTTGTTGGAAAGCTGCTTGGGATACTTGGATGTATGTGGCAACACCAGGGATGCCATTCTATTAATGCAGGCTTCCATTCGAGAACTTCAATCTGCTCTTCGCAGAAGAAAGGTGGGAGATCACTTGAGCATTGAAAGTATTTTCACTGCTTATAGTTGCTCGAGAAGAAAGATGAAAAAGGAGATTGCAAACTCTCTAGCATCCAACTTGAAGCCATTAATGGATAACCAATTCGAGGACTCTCCCATGTTAGCTCTAGATGATCACCTCGCGGCAGTGGTTAGAGTCCTTAGAGAAACAAGTTTGACTACTGTTTCGATCTTTCACTCCCTCTTTGTATTACTTTCTCTGCCAATATTGAAACCAAAGCCTAGCAGGTGGAAATTGGTTTCCAAACTGGTGCAGAAAGGTGAAGCAACACGTAAAGAGCAACCGGCCATGAATGAATTGGAAAGCGCGGACATATCACTCGGCAACCTCTTGTTGCAAAATTCAAGCGAAGATATGATCATCAAGGCACAAAAGATTCAATCTGCACAGATTAGGTTGGATGCCTTAGATGTTGGCATGGAAGGCATTGAGAAAG GAATCAGGATCATCGGCTCCTCCACTCTTCTAGCACAAGTGAAGTCAAATCTCCCAACGGCTATATGTTTGCCTTGCCTTCTACACCAACCAGATACATACCCATACCATACCATAGATAACTCAGGAAAATCaaaccttaattaa
- the LOC108979873 gene encoding uncharacterized protein LOC108979873 encodes MTVASVATTHARNLMKLSLSLFRRGFNSSKCKTAAKMAVARIKLLRNKRQVVVKQMRRDIALLLQSGQDATARIRVEHVIREQNVLAANEVIELFCELVVARLTIIAKQRQCPADLKEGIASLIFAAPRCSEIPELMAIRNIFEKKYGKDFVSAATDLRPDGGVNRMLIDKLSVRTPTGEAKLKVMKEIAKEYQIQWDTTESELELLKPLEERIEGPNTFVSATSLPVKPGPTQSAEPNKTITSRQNGNMHYEDTASAAEAAAESAKKAIAAAQAAVYLADRDFNQATQASGLDNKLNTSDHGFDTLSGKSTGYFMPNDLSTVNSQNMGHQLTHIYDSQWFGRSHYISREGTRATNVNGGNVYRRHSYNTPSVHSDMKFDESDCDEEIETEEPPSGIYPPPKQPPPPDPSYHDKQVSAHRVHPKLPDYDTLAAHFEALKNRKSLP; translated from the exons ATGACAGTCGCAAGTGTAGCCACGACCCACGCCAGGAATCTCATGAAGctcagcctctctctcttccgCCGGGGCTTCAACTCCTCCAAATG CAAGACAGCAGCGAAGATGGCGGTGGCGAGGATCAAGCTGCTGAGGAACAAGAGACAGGTGGTGGTGAAGCAGATGCGGCGAGACATTGCGTTGCTTCTACAGTCTGGTCAAGATGCCACTGCTCGCATCCGG GTTGAGCATGTCATCAGAGAACAGAATGTTCTTGCTGCAAATGAGGTCATTGAACTCTTCTGTGAATTAGTTGTGGCCAGACTTACTATCATTGCAAAGCAAAG GCAATGCCCAGCAGATCTGAAAGAAGGGATTGCTAGCTTAATATTTGCTGCTCCAAGGTGCTCAGAGATTCCAGAACTAATGGCAATTaggaatatttttgagaaaaaatatggGAAAGATTTTGTATCTGCAGCTACTGATCTGCGACCTGATGGTGGTGTAAACCGCATG TTAATCGACAAGCTCTCTGTAAGAACCCCTACCGGTGAAGCAAAGTTGAAAGTCATGAAGGAAATAGCGAAGGAATACCAGATTCAGTGGGATACAACGGAATCCGAGTTGGAGCTTCTCAAGCCTTTGGAAGAGCGTATA GAAGGACCAAACACTTTCGTTAGTGCTACCAGTCTACCTGTGAAGCCTGGACCAACTCAGTCTGCTGAGCCAAATAAGACAATTACCAG CCGCCAAAATGGCAATATGCATTATGAGGACACTGCGTCAGCTGCTGAAGCAGCTGCAGAATCTGCCAAGAAAGCAATTGCTGCTGCACAAGCTGCTGTCTATTTGGCGGACAGAGACTTCAATCAAGCTACTCAAGCATCTGGTCTTGATAATAAGTTGAATACTTCAGACCATGGATTTGACACCCTTTCAGGCAAATCTACTGGTTACTTCATGCCGAATGACCTTTCCACAGTCAATTCACAGAATATGGGTCATCAGCTAACTCACATATATGATTCTCAGTGGTTCGGAAGGTCACATTATATAAGCCGTGAGGGAACACGGGCTACCAATGTGAATGGTGGCAATGTTTATAGGAGGCATAGCTACAATACACCTTCTGTCCATTCAGACATGAAGTTTGATGAATCCGACTGTGATGAAGAAATAGAGACAGAAGAACCTCCTAGTGGCATTTATCCGCCACCCAAGCAGCCCCCACCGCCAGATCCATCATATCATGATAAACAAGTTTCAGCTCATCGTGTTCATCCCAAATTACCAGATTACGATACACTCGCCGCTCACTTCGAAGCACTGAAGAATCGCAAATCACTACCTTAA